One Halolamina litorea genomic window carries:
- a CDS encoding DUF4349 domain-containing protein has protein sequence MPRNRALAALALACLLVLAGCAGGGNDGATQAALDGGDGNEMGTAAPEATNADADDATGGAQAAGDRLWIYTANARLRVDDFETTRANLSTTLADHGGYVGSSRVSTTERNNETYHDARIVYRVPSENYSAFTAAVREEGTVVNFEEDARDVTGQHADLEARLENLRAERDRLRELYEQANDTQDVLAVQRELSDVQGEIEATEARLESLDNQIAYATVTVEFHEERPDVEYDPDRWYDTGVIDAFLESVDGALVALRAAVVGLAYALPYLIAFGVPLVGLALVARRLFGGGLPSIRGGNGAGDEAEVDEESEPSAGDRDE, from the coding sequence ATGCCACGGAACCGAGCACTCGCCGCCCTCGCGCTCGCCTGCCTGCTCGTCCTCGCGGGCTGTGCCGGCGGGGGGAACGACGGGGCCACGCAGGCGGCCCTCGACGGCGGCGACGGGAACGAGATGGGGACGGCGGCGCCGGAGGCGACCAACGCCGACGCCGACGACGCCACGGGCGGCGCGCAAGCGGCGGGCGACCGGCTGTGGATCTACACCGCCAACGCCCGGCTGCGCGTCGACGACTTCGAGACGACACGGGCGAACCTCTCGACGACGCTCGCCGACCACGGCGGCTACGTCGGGAGTTCGCGGGTCTCAACGACCGAGCGGAACAACGAGACGTACCACGACGCTCGGATCGTCTACCGTGTGCCGAGCGAGAACTACTCGGCGTTCACCGCGGCCGTCCGCGAGGAGGGGACCGTCGTCAACTTCGAGGAGGACGCACGGGACGTGACCGGCCAGCACGCCGACCTCGAAGCCCGGCTGGAGAACCTCCGGGCCGAGCGTGACCGCCTGCGGGAGCTCTACGAGCAGGCCAACGACACGCAGGACGTGCTGGCGGTCCAGCGCGAACTCTCGGACGTGCAGGGCGAGATCGAGGCGACAGAGGCCCGACTGGAGAGCCTGGACAACCAGATCGCCTACGCCACCGTCACCGTCGAGTTCCACGAGGAGCGCCCCGACGTGGAGTACGATCCCGACCGGTGGTACGACACCGGCGTGATCGACGCGTTCCTCGAGTCCGTCGATGGTGCGCTCGTCGCCCTGCGGGCGGCGGTCGTCGGGCTGGCGTACGCGCTCCCGTACCTGATCGCGTTCGGCGTCCCGCTGGTCGGGCTGGCGCTGGTGGCTCGCCGACTCTTCGGGGGCGGGCTGCCGTCGATCCGCGGCGGTAACGGTGCCGGGGACGAGGCGGAAGTCGACGAGGAGAGCGAGCCCTCGGCAGGGGACCGCGACGAGTAG
- a CDS encoding YqjF family protein: MQRHYLSMDWRDALFAHWPVDAAAVEERLPTGITPRTKAGSAWLGVVAFVMEDIRPRGVPRPLGLTFGEANLRTYVEGPDGGEGIYFYNLDAADRIGVPVARRLYQLPYYRAHMDIDRSGALPGDTGPHERSVAFVSHRTHPGVPDAHLDVTYGPTGGRFRPEQGSLEQFLVENYRFYLAEGDVSAEDEAGQEGSGGLFYGDVAHPPWDVYEADLDLRSTDFFEANGFERPDAEPLAHYSPGVPVKADRVRRVD, from the coding sequence ATGCAGCGCCATTACCTCTCGATGGACTGGCGCGACGCGCTGTTCGCACACTGGCCCGTCGACGCCGCCGCCGTCGAGGAACGACTGCCGACGGGGATCACCCCCCGAACGAAAGCGGGCAGCGCGTGGCTCGGCGTCGTCGCGTTCGTCATGGAGGACATCCGGCCGCGCGGGGTACCCCGACCGCTCGGACTCACGTTCGGCGAGGCGAACCTCCGGACGTACGTCGAGGGACCCGACGGCGGCGAGGGCATCTACTTCTACAACCTCGACGCCGCCGACCGCATCGGGGTTCCGGTCGCCCGGCGGCTCTACCAGTTACCGTACTACCGTGCCCACATGGATATCGACCGCAGCGGCGCACTCCCTGGCGATACCGGCCCCCACGAGCGCAGCGTCGCGTTCGTGAGCCACCGCACCCACCCGGGCGTACCCGACGCCCACCTCGACGTCACGTACGGCCCGACCGGTGGCCGGTTCCGGCCCGAGCAGGGTTCGCTCGAACAGTTCCTCGTCGAGAACTACCGCTTTTACCTCGCGGAGGGCGACGTGAGCGCCGAGGACGAGGCGGGCCAGGAAGGGTCCGGCGGCCTGTTCTACGGCGACGTGGCCCACCCGCCGTGGGACGTGTACGAGGCCGACCTCGACCTGCGCTCGACTGATTTCTTCGAAGCCAACGGCTTCGAACGGCCCGACGCCGAGCCGTTGGCACACTACTCCCCCGGCGTCCCCGTGAAAGCCGACCGAGTCCGGCGGGTCGACTGA
- a CDS encoding aminotransferase class V-fold PLP-dependent enzyme codes for MTPEELRADIPVCESGTYLNTGASGPASQSVVDAVGEFVAYHETEAPVNEGAYPAAFDALDGARETVAGFLNADTEEIALTESTADGIARVAAAIDWEDGDTVVRTDLEHSAGVLPWWNLRERGVDVDVLPTEHGRVDTAALRAAVADARLLCLSSITWNYGTRFPIAEIVDIAHENDCLVLVDAVQTFGQQPLDVRAWGADFVVGAAHKWLLGPWGAGMLYVDRAVAEGLRPAQVGYRSVESPTDDEPAFKAGAMRFEVGTTSPAPYVGAETAIGIVESVGFDTIQARIERLTNRLKDGLGDRLLSPEAYESGLVTFAADEPEATVERLADEDVFVRTLPDPDAVRASVHAFNTEADVDTLLSAL; via the coding sequence ATGACTCCCGAAGAGCTGCGAGCGGATATCCCCGTCTGTGAGTCCGGGACGTACCTCAATACCGGCGCGTCGGGGCCCGCGAGCCAGTCCGTCGTCGACGCCGTCGGCGAGTTCGTCGCCTACCACGAGACCGAGGCCCCCGTGAACGAGGGTGCCTACCCCGCGGCGTTCGACGCGCTGGACGGCGCGCGCGAGACGGTCGCCGGGTTCCTGAACGCCGACACCGAGGAGATCGCGCTCACCGAGAGCACCGCGGACGGCATCGCCCGGGTCGCCGCCGCCATCGACTGGGAGGACGGTGACACGGTCGTCCGAACGGACCTCGAACACAGCGCCGGCGTCCTCCCCTGGTGGAACCTCCGGGAACGTGGGGTGGACGTGGACGTCCTCCCGACCGAGCACGGTCGCGTGGACACGGCAGCGTTGAGAGCGGCCGTCGCCGACGCGCGGTTGCTCTGTCTGAGTTCGATCACGTGGAACTACGGCACCCGATTCCCGATCGCCGAGATCGTGGATATCGCCCACGAGAACGACTGTCTGGTGCTCGTCGACGCCGTGCAGACGTTCGGTCAGCAGCCCCTCGACGTGCGTGCCTGGGGCGCGGATTTCGTCGTCGGCGCCGCCCACAAGTGGCTGCTTGGCCCATGGGGGGCCGGCATGCTCTACGTCGATCGCGCGGTCGCCGAGGGCTTGCGCCCGGCCCAGGTCGGCTACCGGTCCGTCGAGTCGCCCACCGACGACGAGCCGGCGTTCAAAGCCGGCGCGATGCGCTTCGAGGTGGGCACGACCAGCCCCGCGCCCTACGTCGGCGCCGAGACGGCGATCGGGATCGTCGAGTCGGTCGGGTTCGACACGATCCAAGCCCGGATCGAACGCCTGACGAACCGACTGAAAGATGGTCTCGGGGACCGCCTGCTCTCGCCCGAGGCGTACGAATCCGGGCTCGTCACCTTCGCCGCCGACGAACCCGAGGCCACGGTCGAACGGCTCGCCGACGAGGACGTGTTCGTCCGGACCCTGCCCGATCCCGACGCGGTCCGGGCGTCGGTCCACGCCTTCAACACCGAAGCGGACGTGGACACACTGCTCTCGGCACTCTAA
- a CDS encoding VOC family protein has translation MSDSASPAGAGGIVFFRTADRETVVAWYREVVGAETWLEQPGCTILEFRGFRFGFCDAEETEDDGILTFVYDSEADVDAMHDRVGDAADEAPHENETYDIYQFFATDPDGRTAEFQTFR, from the coding sequence ATGAGCGACTCAGCATCGCCGGCAGGAGCCGGGGGGATCGTCTTCTTCCGAACCGCCGACCGAGAGACCGTCGTCGCGTGGTACCGTGAGGTCGTCGGCGCCGAGACGTGGCTCGAACAGCCCGGCTGCACCATCCTCGAGTTCCGGGGGTTCCGGTTCGGCTTCTGTGACGCCGAGGAGACCGAAGACGACGGGATCCTGACGTTCGTCTACGATTCCGAAGCGGACGTCGACGCCATGCACGACCGGGTCGGCGACGCGGCCGACGAGGCTCCCCACGAGAACGAGACCTACGACATCTACCAGTTCTTCGCGACCGACCCCGACGGCCGGACCGCGGAGTTCCAGACGTTCCGTTAG
- a CDS encoding ABC transporter permease, whose protein sequence is MSRTGRVASEIRAGAKAFLRRRTAVFFTFFFPVIIVLIFGVLVGTQPTGGGLFAEPPGYYLPGYLAVVVLFTPLSRVGSEFARHREGGRFEKLATTPLRRWEWLLAHTLVNVLVIGAASLLIFGLVVLLVDAQIVVGASLLLLVPFVTLGVALFCGLGAILGRLADSQDGVIAASNSVALPLLFLSETFVTPDLLPAWFQPITNLSPLTYFARGVRYLTYDGASAGGDATALALTQLGILAALSLAFFVVGAYAVPYSE, encoded by the coding sequence ATGAGCCGGACCGGACGGGTCGCCAGCGAGATTCGCGCCGGCGCGAAGGCGTTCCTGCGCCGCCGGACGGCGGTGTTTTTCACCTTCTTCTTCCCGGTGATCATCGTCCTGATCTTCGGCGTGCTCGTCGGGACCCAGCCCACCGGCGGCGGCCTGTTCGCCGAGCCGCCGGGCTACTACCTCCCGGGCTACCTCGCCGTCGTCGTACTGTTCACGCCGCTCTCGCGGGTCGGCAGCGAGTTCGCGCGCCATCGCGAGGGCGGTCGGTTCGAGAAGCTGGCGACGACGCCGCTGCGCCGGTGGGAGTGGCTGCTGGCACACACGCTGGTGAACGTGCTCGTCATCGGCGCCGCCTCGCTGCTGATCTTCGGGCTGGTGGTGCTGCTCGTCGACGCACAGATCGTCGTCGGCGCGAGCCTGCTGTTGCTGGTGCCGTTCGTGACCCTCGGGGTCGCGCTGTTCTGTGGCCTCGGCGCCATCCTCGGCCGCCTCGCCGACTCACAGGACGGCGTCATCGCCGCCAGTAACTCCGTGGCGCTCCCGCTGCTGTTCCTCTCGGAGACGTTCGTCACGCCCGACCTGCTGCCGGCGTGGTTCCAGCCGATCACGAACCTCTCGCCGCTGACGTACTTCGCACGCGGCGTGCGCTACCTGACCTACGACGGGGCCTCGGCCGGCGGCGACGCGACGGCGCTCGCGCTGACCCAACTGGGAATCCTCGCCGCGCTCTCGCTGGCGTTCTTCGTCGTCGGGGCCTACGCGGTCCCCTACAGCGAGTAG
- a CDS encoding ABC transporter ATP-binding protein: MDAAVLAQDVTKRYGDTVAVDGVSLSVPEGTVFGLIGPNGAGKTSLVRCLTGTTAYDGEASLLGSPPETVERDRIGLLPQSFSPPERLTVSELLGYYADLYDEARDPASVLAEVGLEGAADTWYEELSGGQQRRACVGITLVNDPDVLFLDEPTTGIDPVGRRDLWTLIEDLAAAGTTVFLTSHSMDEVERLADEVAMLAAGEIVAAGTPSSLIAKHGGDSRLVVRTEASADVLADSRFRVESSAGRLTLHDIDAADIDDAVDALAAAGIQYESFTWTEPTLEDVYLELTGEAFRGLGAPGDGATAGAVQTETEAER, encoded by the coding sequence ATGGACGCGGCAGTCCTCGCCCAGGACGTGACTAAACGCTACGGCGACACGGTCGCCGTCGACGGCGTCTCGCTCTCGGTACCAGAAGGGACCGTCTTCGGGCTCATCGGCCCAAACGGCGCCGGGAAGACTTCGCTCGTGCGCTGTCTCACCGGCACCACGGCGTACGACGGCGAGGCTTCGCTACTCGGCTCCCCGCCCGAAACCGTCGAACGCGACCGTATCGGGCTGCTCCCGCAGTCGTTCTCCCCACCCGAACGCTTGACCGTCAGTGAGCTTCTCGGCTACTACGCCGACCTCTACGACGAGGCTCGCGACCCGGCGTCGGTGCTCGCGGAGGTCGGACTGGAGGGAGCGGCCGACACGTGGTACGAGGAGCTCTCCGGCGGCCAGCAGCGCCGGGCCTGCGTCGGCATCACGCTGGTCAACGACCCCGACGTGCTCTTTCTGGACGAGCCGACGACCGGGATCGACCCCGTCGGCCGTCGGGACCTCTGGACGTTGATCGAGGACCTCGCGGCGGCGGGGACGACGGTGTTCCTCACCAGCCACTCGATGGACGAGGTCGAGCGCCTCGCGGACGAGGTAGCCATGCTCGCCGCCGGGGAGATCGTCGCCGCCGGCACCCCGAGCAGCCTGATCGCCAAGCACGGCGGTGACTCGCGACTCGTGGTCCGCACCGAAGCCAGCGCCGACGTGCTCGCGGACAGCCGGTTCCGCGTCGAGTCCTCGGCCGGCCGACTCACGCTCCACGATATCGACGCCGCGGACATCGACGACGCCGTCGACGCGCTCGCGGCCGCCGGCATCCAGTACGAATCGTTCACCTGGACCGAACCGACCCTCGAGGACGTCTACCTCGAACTGACCGGCGAGGCGTTCCGCGGGCTCGGCGCCCCGGGTGACGGCGCGACGGCCGGGGCCGTGCAGACCGAGACGGAGGCGGAGCGATGA
- a CDS encoding NAD(P)/FAD-dependent oxidoreductase yields MADVLVVGGGPAGLSAALFAEKNDLETTVFDTDKTWMHKAHLFNYPGIGSQDGSVFLDTLRNQVDNFGVERKQGEEVTAVTENGDGFTVTTAEGEYEAPYVVLATGASRDLAEELGCELTDEGVVDADVTMETSVTDAYATGAMVRAEEWQAVISAGDGAAAALNILSKEKGEHYHDFDVPADAKATFGGADEE; encoded by the coding sequence ATGGCAGACGTACTCGTCGTCGGCGGTGGTCCCGCCGGCCTGAGCGCCGCACTGTTCGCCGAGAAGAACGACCTCGAAACGACGGTGTTCGACACCGACAAGACGTGGATGCACAAGGCCCACCTGTTCAACTACCCCGGAATCGGCTCGCAGGACGGCAGCGTGTTCCTCGACACCCTCCGGAACCAAGTCGACAACTTCGGCGTCGAGCGCAAGCAGGGCGAGGAAGTCACCGCGGTCACCGAGAACGGCGACGGCTTCACCGTCACGACGGCGGAGGGCGAGTACGAGGCGCCCTACGTCGTGCTGGCGACAGGTGCGAGCCGTGACCTCGCCGAGGAACTCGGCTGTGAACTCACCGACGAGGGCGTCGTCGACGCCGACGTGACGATGGAGACCAGCGTCACGGACGCCTACGCGACGGGCGCGATGGTCCGCGCCGAGGAGTGGCAGGCGGTCATCTCCGCGGGCGACGGCGCCGCCGCCGCCCTCAACATACTCAGCAAGGAGAAGGGCGAACACTACCACGACTTCGACGTGCCCGCCGACGCGAAAGCGACGTTCGGCGGCGCCGACGAGGAGTAA